A segment of the Lycium barbarum isolate Lr01 chromosome 7, ASM1917538v2, whole genome shotgun sequence genome:
TTTAAGATTCAAACCCCATCTCTGTTAGATTTGCTCGTCCTTTTAAAGTTCAGCAAACAAAATAGCCAACCATAACAATGGGTTTATCATGGCAGCAACAAAGGCTTACAAATTGTGAACTCATGAATCATATAATCCCACATATGAGCATACAACAGTGGGCAGGTGATACAATGACATGTCAACCTTTTAATTTCCAAGATAGTATTAAATCCATTTAAGTCATCTTAAGACTCTTAAGCATATCATTCTTTTAATCATATCAGGATGTCTAAACTTCACATTATATCAAAGATCAGTAAACCTATTGTGACAGCCAAGTTGCACATCTACAATTTTAAACATCAAATTGTCTCTCTCTATGTGAACCATATCAGACCTCTAAAGTCACATTGCACACTTGTTCAATCATTTAGAATTATTAGGCAAGTTCACAAGATCACACAGGCTCATCATGAAATTCAAAAGAAAACTTGTTTCATACTAGTACATCAACACAGCCTTATTCCTTATTCTTTAGATAAACAAAACAAAGTGTGTAAAGGCCTTATTTTTGAACCAAACAGGAAAACCAAATATCTCAACCAAGACTCTGATATATGGCATCGAAGACTGAACCAGACTGACCTAATTACCACTCTTTCTCATAGAACAGAACTGCAACcaagggtaaaaaaaaaaaaaggaaatctaACTAGGCATTAGGGAATAATGGGAAAAACTCACTCCAAGAACATACATCCCCAGGAGAACACAAGTTGGTTTCAGAACAGATGACACATTAGATTGCCAGATAGGCTATTTAACATTGTCCAAACATCAAACCAGAGACCAAACAATCTACACAGGTAATTCAGTGGCCCTTTATGACATAATAAATAGGACACACAACTAAATCATCCAGCATGCTGCTGATGGCATGACTAAGTCAGAAGATAAGACCCATATTGTTATCAAACTGAGTTATCATTTGTATCAAATCAGCACATTGAACCTCAAACTACAATAACTCACTTCTAGCTTACTAAAATAACTAATGAAATTTACTCATGTGTTAGGTTATTAAGAATCAAAATTTCAACTAGCAAAAACACCCACTATGCTTAATCATAAAACACAGCTTAAGtaatcacaaccaaacaactaATACACATTTGAACATGCTTAAGCAATTATCAATCAGGAAATTAACTAATAAAGGCAACTGAATGCTTATCTACCATATCTAAGCCACTACCAATAGACAAACTTATCTAGATAGAGAATTAGCAATAATTTCAATTAAACAGCACGAGTATAAGCATACTGACTTAACTTAACTAACAAACACTACCTAAATCCACCCTAATCATGCTCTCACTACTAATATCAACGAACAAGCTAACACACAGCAGGacagaaatcaaagatcaaaacaGAACATAAAATAACTAAAGGGAGGAGATTCACCTTCCtcaggtgcagcgaaatgaggcgaaggtttcgatctaaCCTCGAAGCACCACGAAAATCGAACTTGCGTACGTTCGAATTCAGACCAACACCCGAAGCAAAAAGAAAGAACAGAATGCGTATTTGTGACGATATCAGTAAGATTGAAGAAAATTAGTATTTTCAAAAGAATGGCTTGAGCGATTAAACACTCGTTTTTTTTTCGGGGTATTCAAACTGCTCCAACTTTTTTCTTAAAGGAATTTTTGTGACCAAAAAAAGGGGGGTTTCGTCTATCCAAAAAAATCCCCCCTCTTTCCAATCTCTCCCCTTTCTTTATAGTTGTTTGAAGGAAGCGAGAGAGGGAAGAGCGTGGGGAACAGGGTGAAATGGgggtggcagaagcgtggggggacaaggcgGAGTGGGGTGGCAGAAGATCACGTGGGGAGATGAGGGAGAGGAGAGAAGGGAGACGATGGGGGAAGGGAAAGGATGGGGCGGCGGAATGAAGGaaaaatgaagggaaaccctTCCCTTATTCTGAACGAGGATGGGCCGGGTATTGTGTGGGCTGGACCATTAAAATATGGATTGGATATTAaaatgggctagtgaattaaaatgtggccaggtaaattaaaaacatggactggtttgtgaattggtccgaaaaataGCATGAGTTGCTTGGGCTATTATATTTAAataaagacctatttaaataacttgtgttaaaatattatttcatataaaatatgcaattattagtgctcagataataaaaatggcgttgtaatagccgtgcaataatatttcgaaaatccacaataagtaaacactattatttaattgtgtaaagataaatgcgatgcgtgtgcgtaagacggtaaaaaaaatgctgaaatgataattatgataatactagtaataatagtaatagtaataataataataataataataataataataataataataataataataatagtaatggtAGTAAtaacggtagtaaaagataatgacaggataatgaaatgccggtattaataaaagctaatcatagtaaaaaatgcaaataattattttttaaagttgccaaaatattagaagcgaaaaataggtattttggaggaaaggtgggacaaaattgggtgtcaacaacaacTTCCTTGTTTTTCCATCTTAATCCTCTAGCTTTATAACCAAGGTTTATGCTTGTTGGACTTGCATCCTTGTAAGCTGAATCAGTTTCTAGAATCCTTTGGCTTGATGTTCCTGGCCGCATTTTAGCAGAAAAATGAAGCATAATCAGTTTTGTTACATGTAGTTGTGTTTTAGAGACCAAAGTTAGAATTGACTTACATTTAGTATTTGAGTTCCACTTGTACTTGTGTACATGCCAAATCCAACATCAGCTGCCCTTTTGTGTCCCCTAGTTGCAGGTTCCTTTCCAGTTGCAACCTTGGCTCTCTTCTGTCCAGCAACTTGTCTTCTTCTAGGAGGTAGTTGACTTGTTATTCCTCTTGTACTAGGAATACTTGTATCTATAGGTGGGGCTGGCTGGCTTGAGCTTCTAACTCTTTTTGATTGATTCACCCTCCTAACTCTAGTTGTATCATCACAAACTGCTGCTGAAGGTTTAGGATGGCTTAAGCTCGTAGGTGCAGTTTCGCTAGGTGCTTCTGCAGGGTGTTGTAAACTTTGGCTAGGTGCTTCTGCACCTGGCACAACCTGCATATTTAAAGGCAGTAACCCACTTAAAAACCCAAAATACATGATAAACAAGTTAACTAACTCAAAGAAAACTATTTTACCTTGcaatatttcttgttatgtccttGTTGATGACACTTTGAACAAGTTATTTCCCCCCCTTTTCTGGACACCTTTCCATACCTCATCTTTTTTGGTTCATTTTTGCCTTTTGTTCTTTTCTTCTTCGGCCTGCCAGGCATTGGTTTAGGTGCAAGAGGCTCAATCTTTAGATTGTTTGTTTCAGGCCACATCTTCATATTTGGAATTGGTTGGATGAAATGACTATATGTCTTTAAGAATGTATCCTCCTATACCAATGCTCCACAAAGTGTTCAGGCTCTAGTTCTATGTGGTAGTATGCACAAACAGCATGCTGGCATGGAATTCCTCTCAGTTGCCAAGTTCTACAACTACAACTCTTAGTACTCATGTTAACTGTATGCCTATACTCACCCTCTCCAATCTCAAATCCAACATCAGCATTCCAAAGAACCTTGCAGCCCCTAGCCATTTCCTTATTATCCTCTAAGGTAAGTCTAGCCATAGGTGAAATCTCAGATATCCAAGTGTTGGTAAACTTAATCATATCACATTGTCTAGTCATTATCTTTCTCCTAATTTCCTCCAACATGGTTATAATTGATATGTGTCTACAAGACAAGATCCATGAATTGAAGGTCTCACACATGTTATTCTCAACAACATCACACTTAGAATGCTTTTTAAAGTATGCCCTCACCCATGATTTTTCTGGATAATACAATAAATCAGCACAAATATCATTACCAAGTTTGCTTATTTTATCAAGCTCTGACCTGAATTTCACTTCAAAACTGGCCTTAGAACATCTCCAACattgttttcttctcttttcaCCCTTCCATTCTTGATGCCAATTGGACCAGCTGTGTCTTGCACATCTCCTATGCTCAGCATCGGGTAACAATTCTTCTACAGCAGCATGAAAACCcttcaaagaaaagaaattattaaaGAAACACTCAACAGTAAGAAACAGTAAGAAATTAAACAAGTTACTATGTACATTACCTTTTGCATGTCTGCCATCACAGTAAGACCATCTCCAGTACCCAACTGCAGATCTTCTTTCAAGTAATTAATGAAAAAACTCCAACTATGCTTAGTCTCTGAGTCAACAACTGCCCAGGCTATAGGAAACATCTGATTGTTTCCATTCTTGCCAACTGCTACTAGCAGTTTACTTTTACAAGCACCCTTTAGAAAAAACCCATCAAAACCTATTATTCTCCTACAACCTTCCATCCACCCCTTCTTCAATGCATCCAAGCAGACATAGAAGTACACAAATAAATTCTTCCCTGGATAACTTTCTCTGTCCATCCTCACCCAAACAGAACTACCAGGATTTGTCTGTTTTATCATATCAGCATAGTCACACAATCTTGCAAACTCTAAATTCCAATCACCATAGACCTCTTAGTATCTGCATTTTTAGCTGTGTAGCAAATTGTCCTACCAACATAAAGTCCTAACTTATCCCTGCACATGTCTTGTATTTCCCATATTCTCAACGATGGCTGCTTAATTATTTCATCCTTAAATCTAGAAGCAAGCCATTCAGTGTTGCACATTTTGTTATTGTTAGAAGTTGTACACTTGTGTACAGGATGGTAGCTCTTAATCATAAAGTCACCAGAATCTCTATCTGTTGCAGCATAACACAACCACTTGCACTGTTTGTTACCCTTATACTGAGCCCTACTTTACCAGGTTGATTAGGCCTTAACTTAAGACTAACTTTGTATTCTATTGCATAATCAGCCAATGCTTTCCTAAATACTTTTTCATTTTCGAAAACCATACCAAGTTCAAAAATAACAACTACACAAGCTAGATCATACCCGACCTTTGTGCTCTTCCTTCTTGCTGGTAGATCAACACCCCTTACAACATCAGCATCTAACTCATCATCACTGTCATCACTACCATAATCTGAACTGTCAATATAATCCTCATCTCCACCTAATCTTCCCACATACCTAGCAGACTTATTTCTACCAATATCTTCAAAGCCTCTATCAACACCAGCTTCACCTAATGGTATTTCCTATGTGTTAGTTTTTTTCTTCTAGGATTGGGGTTCCTTTTACTCCTCTTTCAGCTCTAAGGTTTCTCAATTCTTCATCAACATCTGAATCATCAAGATCTGGAAAATCTGATTCAGAACTACTAGCAACATCTAATTGATCCCCATTTGTTGCAGCCCCGTTTAGAATTGTTTCACCATCATTCAGATCTGTTTCAGCACCATTTAGATCTGTTTCACCCCCATTCAAATTTGTTTCACCCCTATTTGGATCTGTTTCACCCACATTTGGAATTGGAAATGTTTCAGCCTCCTTTGGAAGTGTTTCAGCCTCCTTTGGAGGTGTTTCAGCCTCCTTTGGAAATGTTTCAGCCTCATCTGGAACATTTACATCAGTATTTATACCCCTCCCACCCACATGTGTTGCCCTACCTTCATCAGTGCCACATGGGTCATTAATACAGTCATCACCCTCTGGCCTTACCAACAAACCAATTGGTTGTGGCAACTCCTCCACCTCATCAATGCCATGGACCACAAACACATCAAACTCATCACCATGTTTTAAGTCATTTACAAGCCCTAGTAATTGTCTATCAGAAGTAAGCTGAACAAAGGCACTATCATCAACCTTTTTGAAGTAGAATCCAAGGACATTTGTGTACCCAAGATCTTTAGTGTATGCTTCAAACTCAACAAGACTAAAATGGTCTTTATCGATAGCAGCACCAAAGACCTCTAATTCCCCTTTGTACGTGGGACCCACTACAGGGTCTTCCACAACTGTACCCCCATGGTGAAAACAAGTAAGAATATAGTCGTCCATTATATTCCTCCACACCCCACAACACACAAGCAACAAGGAAATGCCCAAAAAAAACCCGAACTTTAACACTGAAATTCCCAAATAAACCCTAGTAAACAAATAAAGTGATAACAACCAGTTTCGTACCAAAACACCCTAAtttaaacacaatatagcatacaAACACGAGAAACGTTTAGTAGAACCTTAAATTTCTCCAATGTCGCAAATGAAGTTGAAACGAACAAAGTCCAAAGCATTGATTTCCAGACTAAAACCTGCAAATAAATGAAAATAATACCTTATGAGTGATTATTAACTAAGAATTAAGTGAAAATGGAGAAGATATTGAacgaaatcgacgaaaattttaCCTCAATTTTCGTGGCAAATCGCCGGATCGTTTGCACCTAAAGTGTATATATGGAAATGGGTAATTTTGAGCCCTAATTTGGTCTTTAGTTGATTTGCCCGCGTGTGCAATGATGTGGCCAATTAAAATGAGTTGGCAACTGAGCTGACACATCATTAATTGAGTTGGCAAATGAGTTGGCACATCATTAATTGTGTTGGAAAATGAGTTGGCACATCATTAATTGAGTTGGCAAAATTTAAATGAGCTCGTACAATGTAATTGGTCACTTAAACCACGTAGGAGACAACTGATATACACGCGCTTGGGATTTAAAAAATCTGGTGCAAAAATTGTCTAACTGGAACATGTATTGCCCACCtgaggtgtctaaatgaaacaaggTCCACTTTAGGTGGTCAAGTGAAAGAACTGGACGACTACAAATGTCTACCGATGGGTTTGGCCTTTTCTAAACGAATATAGGAAAGTAAATATTTTTATTCTACCTATCATGAAAACGCCCTAAGCTATAACATCGCATGCATAGATAAATTATTGGGTCATTCACACAAATGTTACTATTTcggtgtctttaatttttggccctcaaatttctactctttaatttttgccttacAACACTTTTCGCTCGGCATAGGTTTATATTTCCGCATCATAATATCCCGCAAGCTATGCTGGACATGACAAAATTTTCAAAACTCAACATAAAATGGCCAAAAGCACATCAAACTCCAAAAAAACAGACACAAAAAATGATGGAGAACATATGTCCCAAAAAGCATAACTCCAATTTCTGAACACTACACAAATTCTGAaaatactacacaacttatgccgcCTAACTTAATTTGCATAGAACTTATGCTAGCCAAAGTAGAAGTCTAGTTTTCGAAGATAAACATTACAGAACTTTAGCCGAGCGAAGCAAGTCTAAATATTTTCATTATATAAGCAGCAGagacaaaaactaaagaccacatATATGAgggaaaaaaatttaaaaagaccagtccatttgaaaggggcaatttgcacgattgccctcattcgggggtggtctttaatttttgtccctcaaattgctagtctttagTTTTTGCCTTTTGCCTAAtcccccgaggttctgggtttgaactccagctcagtaaaaaaaaaattcgcaaggcagagtttcataGCAAAAGTAGGCCTATTCGAacaaaaattaggccttaaggcaaacttttgtccaaaattaggccttaatttgccaaaaattaggccttaaggcatatcttttgcctgaataggcctaattttaggcaaatgttaggccttaaggtagaggtttCGCGAAAGCCTTGCCATGCGATTTTTTTTTCTGAgcggggttcgaacctagaacctcggGTTTTtggccacttttttaagcgaaaggCTAAAATTAAAGATTAGCAATTTGAGGGctgaaggacaatccgcacaaaaaaatatgtttgaaagacaatgggcaatttgcaggattgttcttcgttgggggtggtctttaatttttgtcctctgcctgggccttaaggcagaatttgcatgggttGAATTTTGTCTTAAAGCATAATTTTGTAAATTCTATCCATGCAAAGGcagaagacaaaaattaaagaccaccaatttgagggacaatccgcacaaaaaacaAATGTTTGAaagacaatccgtgcaaaaacttCTTAATTGGTCTTTGAAGTAAATTTGGGCCACATTAAGTGGTCTTGAAATTAAACCCAGGGCCTCGTTAATTGGTCCTGGAACTAAATATGGGCCATGCAAATTAGGCCCAAACTAAGAACACATTCTTAAAACCCTACTATATAAACTTAACTCAAATATATCAGCAGCTGTGTAAAGAACAGACAAAGGACCCTGCACAAATCTACAGGGGGTAAGTAAACACATTTTCTCGTCTTCTATAATCATTTGTATTATGTTTCTATTTTGTTTATGGGTTTGTTAGTTTTTTTAAGCATTTAAAATGTAGCATTGTTTTGGGGTTTTACATAATAACCTCACTTTTACACTTGTTGAAATGGATTTGTGTTAAAAGCATCAATTTCTTTTAGGATTATCCAGTTTAATATAATGaattattttattcttttttggaattttgggttTTCTGTTTAGTTTCTGCTTGTTTTGTATAATTATTTATTAGTTTTTACTtgcttatatattttttttttgtattactGAGTATTTGCAATGAATCTTTGTTAAACTGAATATTCATTACCATCTTTTTTATGAagaaacataattttttttttgacatttttggaAAAGTGATTAAATTCTTATTTGGGGGAAGTGGGCATTTGTTATGTAAAATTTTGTATAGAGTAAGTAATGTATATTATACATGTcctatacacaaatatacatataaacatacatCATCATTGTATatgtttttgtatattttggttaGAGCCTGTAATTAATTTTGGTCgacgggccaaaaatgaaaaaaaacccTTAAGCTCTCTGGTCTTTTTTTTGGTAAACTagtatcttatttgatttaaaattgTCATCTCAAATTTTTGCATCAGAAAGCAAGTAGAGAAGTCGATGTTAATGCTTTGCTAAACTTGTGTTTTTGGGCTGTTCCATATTATAGAGATAGAGACATGGGTGAGGGAGGTGTACCGGTTCCAGAGTCGGTATTGAAGAAGCAAAAAAGGAATGTGGAATGGGCCCTTGTGAAGAAGCAAGAGCTTGAAGCTGCCAAGAAAAAGAATGCTGAGAATCGCAAACTTATCTACAACAGGGCTAAACAGTACGCTAAGGAGTACTCCGAGCAGGTATTAATAAGCTCAATATCTCATTAAAAATGCTGATTTTGTCTAATACCGAGGTTTTTTAAGAGTtagtatatatgtgtttaggagaGGGAGTTGATCCGTTTGAAGCGCGAGGCGCGATTGAAGGGAGGATTCTATGTTGATCCCGAAGCAAAGTTGCTCTTCATCATTAGAATTCGTGGGTAAGATATTGCTGGATGGTTTATTTAAGCCATGGATGTTTTGATGAATAAAGTCTGGTTAttgatctttttttttaaatattaggaTTAACGCAATGCCACCGCAGACAAAAAAGATTCTTCAGCTTCTTCGATTGCGACAGGTACTTTATTGATGTTTCCTGTTCGATATCTATGAAAATCTATAAGAGGACACTAGTTCAAGTTCTTAGCTGTCACTTGTGTATTATGGGAATCTATTTTTCCCTTCTTTAGTTTCCTTGCCACTTTGTAACCTCGAAGTGATTCTATCTGCTCAACTTGGCTATGGATAGCATCATTACGGTGGTCAACTAAGTGTTGTGTTTGGCCTGAAAGAGATTTAGAGTAGCATTTGAACTTCGAATTTTAACTGTTATTGTCATGCCAAACGGACTTTGACATTTAACTTGGATGGAGTAGTTGATTCAGTTCCATTTTCTTATCATATGTAGGCTTTGCATAATTTTCGTTGATTGTTCATTACacttttttcttgttctttggtTTGATTGATTGATTACGCTTACGCGTTATCCTTATTTTTTCGGTTCATCCATTACACTCTTTTTATCTAGTCACTTTGCATAATTTGATGCTATAACCTATGACAAAACATGATTGGACTGCCATTTTACGTGTATTTATTTTATGATTTGTGGTTAATTCATAATATCTGCTAGTGCCTCTTGGTTACCAAGTCTAAGTTGTTGCGCAAATGAACATAATAATGTATCTTTAGGCAATACGTACAGTTATGCTCTTGTTTTAGACTCTGTGTACTGATTTTTTGGATATTTTTGAAGAAGCAACAACTGACCAATGAATTACTCTTAAACTTTGTACATGGGATTTTTGGTTTTTCTTTATGTGATCTTTCTTATTGTTCATTGTGTATTACTTCCCGGCTTAATTCTACCTGTCTTATGAGAGGACTCTTTGCTATATGGCAGATCTTTAACGGTGTCTTCCTGAAAGTTAATAAGGCCACCGTGAACATGTTGCATAGGGTTGAGCCATACGTTACATACGGGTGGGTATCATTCTGTTTGTTTTCTCATGCGTTGCTTCCTTGTGAGGTTGATTGTGATTTTGGAGTTCCCCTATCAGTTATTGATTGATGCATTTCTTTAATTTCTCAGTTATCCCAACTTGAAGAGCATTAAAGAGTTGATCTACAAACGAGGTTACGGAAAGGTAGACAAGCAAAGAATTGCTTTGACTGACAATGCTGTCATTGAGCAGGTTGGTGCAAAATATGTTTTGAAGTTCATTCATAGTGTACTGTAAAATCTCTCTATAACGACATCATTTGTTTGGAGATATTTTGGCTGCTGTAGCGGAATGCTTTTGTAGAGAACATATAAGACAGTTAGACCTCTCTATAGCAACCTATCCTCTATAAACATATAAgacagacctctctataacaacctaTCCTCtataacatttcactataaccaTGTTTTCTGTGGTACAGATCTTTCATGTTgtttatattatatgttctctataacacCATCCAAAAAATATCAGAATGCGATGCTATTATAGAAAGATTTGATTGGATAACATAACATGTAAAATCGGTTCCAAAAAacttggtcgttatagtgaaatgttataGAGAAGTCTGACTGTACATGACAAAAGTTCTAAAACATCCAAAGCTTCAACCAAACAATACCTTAATCTCTCGACATTTTTCATCAAAATGCGGTATGTTGCAGGTTTTGGGCAAGCATGGAATTATTTGCATCGAAGATCTTGTCCACGAGATCATTACTGTTGGACCACACTTCAAGGAGGCTAACAATTTCTTATGGCCATTCCAACTCAAGGCACCTCTAGGTGGACTCAAAAAGAAGAGAAATCACTATGTTGAAGGTGGTGATGCTGGAAATCGTGAGAATTTCATCAATGAGCTCATCAGGAGGATGAACTAAAGATGATCTCACTAACAAGTTTTGTTTCTTTAGAAAGTTTGTTTCTGGTGTTTGAACTGTTTGTAATATTTGAACTAGACAAATTTCAGGTTTTGTTCTCGAGGTTAAAATTAGTTTTTGGGATTAAGTATACCAGTTGCCTGTGGTTTTGTCAATGTTCAATTTTAAAGTGGGAAGTGTGCTTCAATTTAAATATATGGTTTCTGCACTTTGGAATTTCTCGTGTTTACAGATCATGTCCTATATTACCTGTCCTCTTTAGCTTACAGTATTTAGAGAAACTAAAGTCGGTCTATTTTCCTGAATGTGATCAAATATGTTtcctatgttatgtatatattgttATGCTCTatcaagaaaaaataattttgacgGTGGTGGTGGTATCCTAGCTGCTATCCGACATCTTTTCTTAATAAAGATAAATAAATTGCTTCTCTAAAAATTTTGCTCCATTATCGTTATCAGATTAAACTAAGACTATTGAGGGGGTAGATGTTCTTCAAGTATTTCAGCACGTGCTGCAAAAGCACGCTCAGTTCATTGTCAATTTACAAACCAAAGTTGACAAGTACAATCATGTGGGGAGAAATAGATTTTTGGCCCTTTATAAACTTTTTTtattgcgcggattgtcctttctttgtgatggtctttaattttgtccctcaaattgatgttctttaatttttgtctttcgcctaatACTTCGAGGTTCAGGGTTTGAACCTGAGCttagtaaaaaaaattaaaaaaaataaaatgaaaggaatttcacaaggcagagttttgaaggcaaaatttaAGGCATAAGTGTATAACTATCATGTACCCATGTTGATTCATATAACTATCTAATTGATGGCTTTGTTAAGCTGCTGTTTAAGTACAATGTAAAGATCCCAAAATTAAATGTATCAATGTTGGTTCGTATGCACATTAGTATAGTATAGCGGAACTACCTTGCAGATCAATATAGTTATCTTCAATGCAGAGGACTACTATGGGATTATGGGAGATGATTGCAATCTAACACTTATGCTAACAGGGCAGAGTTTGCATGCTCGATGGGGCAAAGTTTCCTGCAAACTATGCGTTATCAGGTAGAGTTTGCTAAGGAatagtttgcctgcaaaactctaccttaaggtataGTTTACAGGCAAACTCTGCCCAA
Coding sequences within it:
- the LOC132603185 gene encoding large ribosomal subunit protein uL30y; translated protein: MGEGGVPVPESVLKKQKRNVEWALVKKQELEAAKKKNAENRKLIYNRAKQYAKEYSEQERELIRLKREARLKGGFYVDPEAKLLFIIRIRGINAMPPQTKKILQLLRLRQIFNGVFLKVNKATVNMLHRVEPYVTYGYPNLKSIKELIYKRGYGKVDKQRIALTDNAVIEQVLGKHGIICIEDLVHEIITVGPHFKEANNFLWPFQLKAPLGGLKKKRNHYVEGGDAGNRENFINELIRRMN